Proteins from one Telopea speciosissima isolate NSW1024214 ecotype Mountain lineage chromosome 1, Tspe_v1, whole genome shotgun sequence genomic window:
- the LOC122644027 gene encoding LOB domain-containing protein 41-like, with amino-acid sequence MRMSCNGCRVLRKGCSENYSIRPCLQWIKNPESQAHATVFLAKFYGRVGLMNLINAGPEHLHPAIFRSLLYKACGRIVNPIYGSVGLLWSGSWQLCQSAVEAVLKGASVVQISSEPTVNPCPPLKASDIRHVSKDEKSAASQELHKVKTRNRFKRSLPSLRLLLLSLSPSSLHSLFNFLLVLHYLQRRRNL; translated from the exons ATGAGGATGAGTTGTAATGGATGTCGAGTTCTCCGCAAAGGTTGCAGCGAGAACTACAGCATCAGACCTTGCTTGCAATGGATCAAAAACCCAGAATCCCAAGCACATGCCACTGTCTTCCTTGCCAAGTTCTATGGCCGTGTTGGGCTCATGAATCTCATTAATGCCGGACCTGAACATCTCCATCCTG CGATATTCAGGTCACTTCTCTACAAAGCTTGTGGGAGAATAGTGAATCCAATCTATGGTTCAGTTGGGTTGCTATGGTCTGGAAGCTGGCAACTTTGTCAATCCGCCGTTGAAGCTGTTCTGAAAGGTGCTTCGGTGGTTCAAATCTCCTCTGAACCTACggtaaacccatgccctccctTGAAAGCTTCCGATATACGGCATGTCTCCAAGGATGAGAAATCTGCGGCTTCTCAAGAGCTTCACAAGGTCAAGACCCGGAACCGGTTCAAGCGTTCTCTTCCCTcccttcgtcttcttctcctttctctctcgccCTCAAGTCTGCACTCTCTCTTCAATTTCCTTTTGGTCTTGCACTACCTGCAACGTCGCCGGAATTTGTAG